The Colletotrichum destructivum chromosome 8, complete sequence genome includes the window AGGCAAGCCCCGGAGAAAAGCATCCCGCAAATAAATGAATTCAAGAGCGCCATTCTCAACATCCTTCTTCGGCAAGGACCAGGAAGGTGGATATCATTTGTCGCCGACCCATGTCGATATGGCCCACCCCCCTCGGCGGGGCGCCAACTCGGTATGCTTATTTCCTTGTTTCGACCGCACCGGCAATCATCCACGAATCACGGGGGCACGGAGAGCTCCATTCCTCTTGGCAGGACGCTGCCAAGTGGAAGCAGGCTGGGGAGGCCCGGCGTAGCGGTCTGCACGGCACCTTGCGTGAAACTTGATGCAATCTACACATACTCGCATGGTGTATCGGCATTTGGGTGGTTACTGCCGCAAAGGAGAGTGCAGATGACAACAACTTCTGTCCGTGTACTGCTGGCCATGGCCACCTTACATTCCCACATCATCTCGTCTCTacgcccttgcccttggcctctCGCAAGAGAGGAGGTTGAGATTGATTCAGTGGTGTTTTCTAGCTAGCTCATCTTCTAGGACGGCATTCAAAAAGACAAAGGTGAGGTTGACCACAAGCAAACCATTCGCGCAACCCGAGCACAGTGTTACTTCGCCTGGGCGCCGGAACAAGCCTCGGCGTGAGGCTCGCGCCATTCGCCCTCTAGCGTGTAGGGTCTGAACTCGACTCGTTCAACAatcatcttcgtcctctgAGCCGGGAAATGCTGGATCGGTGGGGCTAAGAGCAATGACGTTGCTCAGGCTGGAAGGGACTACGGGGTTCATCTGGGGGGAAGATGAAATTCCCCGgcttgccgaggagctcggaGACCGAAGGCTCATGATCCCATCATACTCGACAATCTGGGAGTTGGAAACCACGCTGCCCTTGTGCCGAGTGATGCGCCTTCTCTTTAGAGTTCGATCTGCCTGGTCTGTCCATGACAACTGAAGCTTTTGGGAAGGTATTGCTGTCGGGGCTCCTTCGGCGGTGGGTGTGGAACGCGGGATTAGGCCGCTGGGCGGGCGACCGGGAGATACTTCCATGATCGTGTCCGGGTCCAATTCCGGGTCCAATTCCGGGGTCGGTTCCTGTTCCAGGACCGTGAGCTTTACCtgggccttggccttggttGGGGCCTTTGTTGGAGCTGTGACCGGAGCCGTGACCGGAGCCGTGGCTGGAGTCGGCCGCGACTCAGCACTGAGATTTGTCGTTTGTCGCTTGGAATCGGATGCGTTGATCAGGTCTTTTTTGGCACGTCGTTTGGCCGTTGCCCCGCCCTCCTTCGGGACAGGCGGGTCGGCGTCGGTTTGTTGGAGGTTTGTTGCCCAAAGAGGGCTGCCTGTGTGCTTTCTACATTCCTTGAACATGGCGGTAGTCTCGGGAAACTTGCACTTGGGAGACCACGCCTGGTGGTCCAAGTCCTCCCTCGTTGCATTGAACCCCAGGCCTTTCTTGCAATTCGGGCAGGTAAAGTCGCTGGCCACAGCGCAGTTGAACGAAGCATGATCTCCGGCGCATTTCCCGCATGTCAGAGAGCTCTGGCACTGGTGGCGGAAGTGGCCGGGGGCACTGCAGTTGAAGCAAAAGTACGGAAGCGAGCGGGTGTCGATGGGCCTGCCAAAGTTGCACATCAGCGTACTAGCCCCCAAAAAATCCCGCTTGAACGGATTGGACTTACTCGACAAATCCCTTGCGTCCATTCAAGAAGACGAATTTCGAGCACAATGCCCGGGCATGCTCCTTGTGCCACATTCCCAGAACCACCCTTCTGAAGCTTTTGGTGACGCTGGCGAACTTGACGCCGTTGTCGACACCCCACTTTGCTAGACTGTCTTTCGCGTTCTTCAGCTCTGCGTCCGTGAAATCAAACCCAATGGCTTCGACGTAGAACACAGTAGGGACGAGCCTGAGATGAGATATCCCGAGAACATGTCCCACAAAGCCTACTCGTTCTTTGATCTCCTCAAGGGCAATCTCGCTTTCGCAAAAGAGTTTCAGACAATTGCCACTCACAAAGGTCCCCATGACCTTGTTGAAGGGAGCGCTCTGCTCACCGAACCTGGCGGCGATCATGCCCGAACCCATCCGCTGGAGCTTCTCGATGTCATACGTCGAGTGAATGATGAATCTGAGTGTTGGCGGATCCGGCCGGTTCGGTttgttggcggcgttggcagATTCTCGAACAGCCTGGGCTAAGGCTCCTTCGAGAGTCTTCTTCATAACCCGCTTGACTCCTTCATCGACAGCCTGTCGGATGAGTTTGCCCAAATAAGACTCAGTGGGGTCTGCACCAGCActgagctggccgacgggAGACAGCCCTGGCGGTCCAGACGGAGCTGTCTTCAAGCCTGAATTAACTTGGCTCGGGACAGATGATGCCGTCCCGTTGGAGGTGGGAGCCTCATCCGCCGTGAGCCTGGCGTTCGAAACCTGGCTAAGTCGTCGAGACTCCGTGCGAGTGTTGGgtggcgaagaagagacaaCTAACGGCCAGTGGAAGTAAGCAAGCATACTCGGGCTGGAGGTGTCCATCTAGGGTGAACGTTACGGCATAATGGTAGAAGGATGCTGCACCTGTGTTTGGAGAGTCAATGGCTTCCCAGTCATTGTCACCCTCCGCAGCTGATGGCTAGCAAGCGGgggacaaaaaaaaagccgTACTCCTTTAAATGGGTTTTGATAGAGAATACCTATGTTAAATGCTGATAGTTGGAGACGGGAAAGTACCGCTTAGTATAGTTGACCACAAAACTATCTAACTTGATCACATATTTTTGAGGGTCcggcttttttttttgccaCCCGCCTCGCTAGGTACACATATCAGATCGTTCAGGTTGCCCCATTCACAAGACGCCAATACTCATCAGCAACTGATTACGATCGGCTTCTTGATCAAAGAAAGCTCTGCCATGTCGGGCATCTGCCGACCAATGCAAGCCCTTCTTACGTCTCAGGTTTACAGCCCTTCCATCGCCGTTGAGAAATGGCTCATGTTGTGTAACCCTAGGATGTCTTCCACAAATCTGCAGCCAAGTTAGAGGGAGTCCTGACACCGGAAACGAGTTCAATTGAGAGCCCAGAGTTCGCGCTGGACGTTTTCCTATCTAGGTATGGAAGTTATGCTTCCCGTCCATCACGGAGGCGAAGTGGGTTACAGGCGTCGTTGCATACttccacccacccacacagTCACAGATGTCACATATAAAAAAGCCATCATATCGCGCTCTCAGATATCATCTGTTCAAACTTCTCAGCTTCACATTTGTGCCCTCTACTACTAACACAGCTGCCGACGATCGCCCGTCGGCGGCTGTGGGCCCGTTCTTGTTGGCTCTCTGCCACCTGTACATTGCCCCTTATTGAATATTCCTTcaccttgtccttctccgaaagaaaaaaaaaaccccctTCCAATGGGCCGTGTTACAGCCCTCGGTAACCATGCCGCAAAGCAGCCTCGACGGTCTTCCGCTCCATCAGATCAGATTCTTGTCGCATGGCAGGTCAACCTAAAGGGCAGCAAGCGCAGGCTTAGGTTTCTCCTACGATGCCTGACCTGCGTTGGTCGCCAGCCAGAAATTATTGCCATCCAGGATCCTCCGCCCGAGTTTGCATGGTGGCAGAGTCGTGGTTACAAGGCAGAGTTTTGCGCTGTTCGTCCGCCtaaggaggacgacggccctTTCGCAATCGCCTGTGCGGAGCgtgagaaaaagaaaaggaagtCAGCAGAAGAGC containing:
- a CDS encoding Putative Zinc finger, CCHC-type; protein product: MDTSSPSMLAYFHWPLVVSSSPPNTRTESRRLSQVSNARLTADEAPTSNGTASSVPSQVNSGLKTAPSGPPGLSPVGQLSAGADPTESYLGKLIRQAVDEGVKRVMKKTLEGALAQAVRESANAANKPNRPDPPTLRFIIHSTYDIEKLQRMGSGMIAARFGEQSAPFNKVMGTFVSGNCLKLFCESEIALEEIKERVGFVGHVLGISHLRLVPTVFYVEAIGFDFTDAELKNAKDSLAKWGVDNGVKFASVTKSFRRVVLGMWHKEHARALCSKFVFLNGRKGFVEPIDTRSLPYFCFNCSAPGHFRHQCQSSLTCGKCAGDHASFNCAVASDFTCPNCKKGLGFNATREDLDHQAWSPKCKFPETTAMFKECRKHTGSPLWATNLQQTDADPPVPKEGGATAKRRAKKDLINASDSKRQTTNLSAESRPTPATAPVTAPVTAPTKAPTKAKAQVKLTVLEQEPTPELDPELDPDTIMEVSPGRPPSGLIPRSTPTAEGAPTAIPSQKLQLSWTDQADRTLKRRRITRHKGSVVSNSQIVEYDGIMSLRSPSSSASRGISSSPQMNPVVPSSLSNVIALSPTDPAFPGSEDEDDC